From Fibrobacter succinogenes, a single genomic window includes:
- a CDS encoding ferredoxin family protein, which translates to MSINIDPNICIGCGKCHDVCPGTLIKINEQKKAFIKYPKDCWGCTSCIKECPVHAIRFFLGEDIGGKGSQVHTEKVNGLVRWIVEFPDGSVKHIDIDPKESNKY; encoded by the coding sequence ATGAGCATCAACATTGATCCAAACATTTGCATCGGCTGCGGAAAATGTCACGATGTTTGTCCAGGCACGCTGATTAAAATTAACGAACAAAAGAAGGCATTTATCAAGTACCCTAAAGATTGCTGGGGTTGCACTTCATGCATCAAGGAGTGCCCCGTTCACGCCATCCGATTTTTCCTCGGCGAAGATATTGGCGGCAAAGGCAGCCAGGTACATACCGAAAAAGTAAACGGACTCGTTCGATGGATTGTTGAGTTTCCCGACGGAAGCGTAAAGCACATTGACATCGACCCAAAAGAATCCAACAAATACTAG